One region of Culex pipiens pallens isolate TS chromosome 2, TS_CPP_V2, whole genome shotgun sequence genomic DNA includes:
- the LOC120422731 gene encoding peroxisomal biogenesis factor 19, giving the protein MSDANKKPAAGGASDDKELDDLLDSALEDFNKEDKKTTGAGSGEGQHDDPPTEQLWNEEFINSQTKLFEEKMAALFGGGGSGEGSGGPVDAEQIALGFQRIAEAAALAVRGDPADVAAAPEGVDPSISQSITDALRGLSEGRENLQTPFNPEDIAGMFGNIDLNESGENNAFLPFMQTMMQSLLSAEVLLPSLKDLTDKYPDWLRENGDKVPKEDKERYEQQLKLMEDVCRELEKEKPDDPADVKRTRFQKVLEMMQSMQDLGQPPADLVGDLGAPGNLNLPTLDPAAFSDPNQCPTS; this is encoded by the exons ATGTCAGATGCGAACAAGAAGCCAGCGGCGGGCGGTGCATCCGACGACAAGGAGTTGGACGATCTGCTAGACA GTGCCCTGGAAGATTTCAACAAGGAGGACAAGAAGACGACGGGCGCTGGCAGTGGTGAGGGGCAGCATGATGATCCTCCGACGGAGCAGCTGTGGAATGAGGAATTTATCAA TTCACAGACGAAGCTGTTTGAGGAGAAAATGGCAGCACTTTTCGGTGGGGGCGGCAGCGGTGAGGGATCCGGTGGACCGGTGGACGCAGAACAGATCGCGCTCGGCTTTCAGCGGATTGCGGAAGCAGCGGCGTTGGCCGTGCGGGGTGACCCAGCGGATGTGGCGGCCGCGCCGGAAGGCGTCGATCCGTCGATTAGTCAGAGTATAACTGACGCACTGCGGGGTCTGAGCGAGGGCCGCGAGAACCTGCAAACGCCGTTCAACCCGGAGGACATTGCCGGCATGTTCGGGAACATCGACCTGAACGAAAGCGGAGAAAACAACGCCTTTTTGCCGTTCATGCAGACGATGATGCAGAGTCTGCTGTCGGCCGAGGTGCTGCTGCCGAGTCTGAAGGACCTCACCGACAAGTATCCGGACTGGCTGCGGGAAAACGGCGACAAGGTGCCAAAGGAGGACAAGGAACGGTACGAGCAGCAGCTCAAGCTGATGGAGGACGTGTGCCGCGAGCTGGAAAAGGAAAAACCGGACGATCCGGCCGACGTCAAGCGGACGCGGTTCCAAAAGGTGCTGGAGATGATGCAGAGCATGCAGGATCTGGGCCAGCCACCGGCCGATCTGGTCGGGGATTTGGGCGCACCCGGAAACCTGAACCTGCCCACGCTAGATCCGGCCGCGTTCAGCGATCCCAACCAGTGCCCGACGAGCTAG